A window from Physeter macrocephalus isolate SW-GA chromosome 11, ASM283717v5, whole genome shotgun sequence encodes these proteins:
- the ATXN3 gene encoding ataxin-3 isoform X1 — MESIFHEKQEGSLCAQHCLNNLLQGEYFSPVELSSIAHQLDEEERMRMAEGGVTSEDYRTFLQQPSGNMDDSGFFSIQVISNALKVWGLELILFNSPEYQRLSIDPINERSFICNYKEHWFTVRKLGKQWFNLNSLLTGPELISDTYLALFLAQLQQEGYSIFVVKGDLPDCEADQLLQMIRVQQMHRPKLIGEELAQLKEQRVQKTDLERVLEANDGSGMLDEDEEDLQRALALSRQEIDLEDEEADLRRAIQLSMQGTSRNIRQDIPQTSGTHLTSEELRKRREAYFEKQQQQQQQDPPGHPCEKPNASSGALDGDLGDAMSEEDMLQAAVTMSLETVRSNFKTEGKK, encoded by the exons ATGGAGTCCATCTTCCATGAAAAA CAAGAAGGCTCACTTTGTGCTCAACATTGCTTGAATAACCTGTTACAAGGAGAATACTTCAGCCCTGTGGAATTATCTTCAATTGCACACCAGCTAGATGAGGAAGAGAGGATGAGAATGGCGGAAGGAGGGGTTACTAGTGAAGACTATCGCACATTTTTGCAG CAGCCTTCTGGAAATATGGATGACAGTGGCTTTTTCTCTATTCAA GTTATAAGCAATGCCTTGAAAGTTTGGGGTTTAGAACTAATCCTGTTTAACAGTCCAGAGTATCAGAGGCTCAGCATCGATCCcat aAATGAAAGATCATTTATATGCAATTATAAAGAGCACTGGTTTACAGttagaaaattaggaaaacag tggttcAACTTGAATTCTCTCTTGACGGGTCCAGAATTAATATCAGACACATACCTTGCACTTTTCTTGGCTCAGTTACAACAGGAAG gttattcTATATTTGTTGTTAAGGGTGATCTGCCAGACTGTGAAGCTGACCAACTCCTACAGATGATCAGGGTCCAACAGATGCATCGACCAAAACTTATTGGAGAAGAATTAGCACAACTCAAAGAACAGAG AGTCCAGAAAACAGATCTAGAACGCGTCTTAGAAGCAAATGATGGATCAGGAATGTTAGACGAAGATGAGGAGGATTTACAGAGGGCTCTGGCACTAAGTCGCCAAGAAATTGACTTGGAAGATGAAGAAGCAGATCTTCGCAGGGCCATTCAGCTCAGCATGCAAG gtACTTCCAGAAACATACGTCAAGATATTCCACAGACATCAGGTACACATCTTACTTCAGAAGAGCTACGGAAGAGAAGAGAAGCCTACTTTGAAAA gcagcagcagcagcagcagcaagatcCACCAGGACATCCATGTGAAAAGCCGAACGCAAGTTCAGGAGCACTTGACGGTGACCTAG GTGATGCTATGAGTGAAGAAGACATGCTTCAGGCAGCTGTGACCATGTCTTTAGAAACTGTTAGAAGTAATTTCAAAacggaaggaaaaaaataa
- the ATXN3 gene encoding ataxin-3 isoform X2, with the protein MESIFHEKQEGSLCAQHCLNNLLQGEYFSPVELSSIAHQLDEEERMRMAEGGVTSEDYRTFLQPSGNMDDSGFFSIQVISNALKVWGLELILFNSPEYQRLSIDPINERSFICNYKEHWFTVRKLGKQWFNLNSLLTGPELISDTYLALFLAQLQQEGYSIFVVKGDLPDCEADQLLQMIRVQQMHRPKLIGEELAQLKEQRVQKTDLERVLEANDGSGMLDEDEEDLQRALALSRQEIDLEDEEADLRRAIQLSMQGTSRNIRQDIPQTSGTHLTSEELRKRREAYFEKQQQQQQQDPPGHPCEKPNASSGALDGDLGDAMSEEDMLQAAVTMSLETVRSNFKTEGKK; encoded by the exons ATGGAGTCCATCTTCCATGAAAAA CAAGAAGGCTCACTTTGTGCTCAACATTGCTTGAATAACCTGTTACAAGGAGAATACTTCAGCCCTGTGGAATTATCTTCAATTGCACACCAGCTAGATGAGGAAGAGAGGATGAGAATGGCGGAAGGAGGGGTTACTAGTGAAGACTATCGCACATTTTTGCAG CCTTCTGGAAATATGGATGACAGTGGCTTTTTCTCTATTCAA GTTATAAGCAATGCCTTGAAAGTTTGGGGTTTAGAACTAATCCTGTTTAACAGTCCAGAGTATCAGAGGCTCAGCATCGATCCcat aAATGAAAGATCATTTATATGCAATTATAAAGAGCACTGGTTTACAGttagaaaattaggaaaacag tggttcAACTTGAATTCTCTCTTGACGGGTCCAGAATTAATATCAGACACATACCTTGCACTTTTCTTGGCTCAGTTACAACAGGAAG gttattcTATATTTGTTGTTAAGGGTGATCTGCCAGACTGTGAAGCTGACCAACTCCTACAGATGATCAGGGTCCAACAGATGCATCGACCAAAACTTATTGGAGAAGAATTAGCACAACTCAAAGAACAGAG AGTCCAGAAAACAGATCTAGAACGCGTCTTAGAAGCAAATGATGGATCAGGAATGTTAGACGAAGATGAGGAGGATTTACAGAGGGCTCTGGCACTAAGTCGCCAAGAAATTGACTTGGAAGATGAAGAAGCAGATCTTCGCAGGGCCATTCAGCTCAGCATGCAAG gtACTTCCAGAAACATACGTCAAGATATTCCACAGACATCAGGTACACATCTTACTTCAGAAGAGCTACGGAAGAGAAGAGAAGCCTACTTTGAAAA gcagcagcagcagcagcagcaagatcCACCAGGACATCCATGTGAAAAGCCGAACGCAAGTTCAGGAGCACTTGACGGTGACCTAG GTGATGCTATGAGTGAAGAAGACATGCTTCAGGCAGCTGTGACCATGTCTTTAGAAACTGTTAGAAGTAATTTCAAAacggaaggaaaaaaataa
- the ATXN3 gene encoding ataxin-3 isoform X6, protein MESIFHEKQEGSLCAQHCLNNLLQGEYFSPVELSSIAHQLDEEERMRMAEGGVTSEDYRTFLQQPSGNMDDSGFFSIQVISNALKVWGLELILFNSPEYQRLSIDPINERSFICNYKEHWFTVRKLGKQTLV, encoded by the exons ATGGAGTCCATCTTCCATGAAAAA CAAGAAGGCTCACTTTGTGCTCAACATTGCTTGAATAACCTGTTACAAGGAGAATACTTCAGCCCTGTGGAATTATCTTCAATTGCACACCAGCTAGATGAGGAAGAGAGGATGAGAATGGCGGAAGGAGGGGTTACTAGTGAAGACTATCGCACATTTTTGCAG CAGCCTTCTGGAAATATGGATGACAGTGGCTTTTTCTCTATTCAA GTTATAAGCAATGCCTTGAAAGTTTGGGGTTTAGAACTAATCCTGTTTAACAGTCCAGAGTATCAGAGGCTCAGCATCGATCCcat aAATGAAAGATCATTTATATGCAATTATAAAGAGCACTGGTTTACAGttagaaaattaggaaaacag ACTCTTGTCTGA
- the ATXN3 gene encoding ataxin-3 isoform X4: MESIFHEKQEGSLCAQHCLNNLLQGEYFSPVELSSIAHQLDEEERMRMAEGGVTSEDYRTFLQQPSGNMDDSGFFSIQWFNLNSLLTGPELISDTYLALFLAQLQQEGYSIFVVKGDLPDCEADQLLQMIRVQQMHRPKLIGEELAQLKEQRVQKTDLERVLEANDGSGMLDEDEEDLQRALALSRQEIDLEDEEADLRRAIQLSMQGTSRNIRQDIPQTSGTHLTSEELRKRREAYFEKQQQQQQQDPPGHPCEKPNASSGALDGDLGDAMSEEDMLQAAVTMSLETVRSNFKTEGKK, encoded by the exons ATGGAGTCCATCTTCCATGAAAAA CAAGAAGGCTCACTTTGTGCTCAACATTGCTTGAATAACCTGTTACAAGGAGAATACTTCAGCCCTGTGGAATTATCTTCAATTGCACACCAGCTAGATGAGGAAGAGAGGATGAGAATGGCGGAAGGAGGGGTTACTAGTGAAGACTATCGCACATTTTTGCAG CAGCCTTCTGGAAATATGGATGACAGTGGCTTTTTCTCTATTCAA tggttcAACTTGAATTCTCTCTTGACGGGTCCAGAATTAATATCAGACACATACCTTGCACTTTTCTTGGCTCAGTTACAACAGGAAG gttattcTATATTTGTTGTTAAGGGTGATCTGCCAGACTGTGAAGCTGACCAACTCCTACAGATGATCAGGGTCCAACAGATGCATCGACCAAAACTTATTGGAGAAGAATTAGCACAACTCAAAGAACAGAG AGTCCAGAAAACAGATCTAGAACGCGTCTTAGAAGCAAATGATGGATCAGGAATGTTAGACGAAGATGAGGAGGATTTACAGAGGGCTCTGGCACTAAGTCGCCAAGAAATTGACTTGGAAGATGAAGAAGCAGATCTTCGCAGGGCCATTCAGCTCAGCATGCAAG gtACTTCCAGAAACATACGTCAAGATATTCCACAGACATCAGGTACACATCTTACTTCAGAAGAGCTACGGAAGAGAAGAGAAGCCTACTTTGAAAA gcagcagcagcagcagcagcaagatcCACCAGGACATCCATGTGAAAAGCCGAACGCAAGTTCAGGAGCACTTGACGGTGACCTAG GTGATGCTATGAGTGAAGAAGACATGCTTCAGGCAGCTGTGACCATGTCTTTAGAAACTGTTAGAAGTAATTTCAAAacggaaggaaaaaaataa
- the ATXN3 gene encoding ataxin-3 isoform X3 has protein sequence MESIFHEKQEGSLCAQHCLNNLLQGEYFSPVELSSIAHQLDEEERMRMAEGGVTSEDYRTFLQVISNALKVWGLELILFNSPEYQRLSIDPINERSFICNYKEHWFTVRKLGKQWFNLNSLLTGPELISDTYLALFLAQLQQEGYSIFVVKGDLPDCEADQLLQMIRVQQMHRPKLIGEELAQLKEQRVQKTDLERVLEANDGSGMLDEDEEDLQRALALSRQEIDLEDEEADLRRAIQLSMQGTSRNIRQDIPQTSGTHLTSEELRKRREAYFEKQQQQQQQDPPGHPCEKPNASSGALDGDLGDAMSEEDMLQAAVTMSLETVRSNFKTEGKK, from the exons ATGGAGTCCATCTTCCATGAAAAA CAAGAAGGCTCACTTTGTGCTCAACATTGCTTGAATAACCTGTTACAAGGAGAATACTTCAGCCCTGTGGAATTATCTTCAATTGCACACCAGCTAGATGAGGAAGAGAGGATGAGAATGGCGGAAGGAGGGGTTACTAGTGAAGACTATCGCACATTTTTGCAG GTTATAAGCAATGCCTTGAAAGTTTGGGGTTTAGAACTAATCCTGTTTAACAGTCCAGAGTATCAGAGGCTCAGCATCGATCCcat aAATGAAAGATCATTTATATGCAATTATAAAGAGCACTGGTTTACAGttagaaaattaggaaaacag tggttcAACTTGAATTCTCTCTTGACGGGTCCAGAATTAATATCAGACACATACCTTGCACTTTTCTTGGCTCAGTTACAACAGGAAG gttattcTATATTTGTTGTTAAGGGTGATCTGCCAGACTGTGAAGCTGACCAACTCCTACAGATGATCAGGGTCCAACAGATGCATCGACCAAAACTTATTGGAGAAGAATTAGCACAACTCAAAGAACAGAG AGTCCAGAAAACAGATCTAGAACGCGTCTTAGAAGCAAATGATGGATCAGGAATGTTAGACGAAGATGAGGAGGATTTACAGAGGGCTCTGGCACTAAGTCGCCAAGAAATTGACTTGGAAGATGAAGAAGCAGATCTTCGCAGGGCCATTCAGCTCAGCATGCAAG gtACTTCCAGAAACATACGTCAAGATATTCCACAGACATCAGGTACACATCTTACTTCAGAAGAGCTACGGAAGAGAAGAGAAGCCTACTTTGAAAA gcagcagcagcagcagcagcaagatcCACCAGGACATCCATGTGAAAAGCCGAACGCAAGTTCAGGAGCACTTGACGGTGACCTAG GTGATGCTATGAGTGAAGAAGACATGCTTCAGGCAGCTGTGACCATGTCTTTAGAAACTGTTAGAAGTAATTTCAAAacggaaggaaaaaaataa
- the ATXN3 gene encoding ataxin-3 isoform X5: MESIFHEKQEGSLCAQHCLNNLLQGEYFSPVELSSIAHQLDEEERMRMAEGGVTSEDYRTFLQQPSGNMDDSGFFSIQVISNALKVWGLELILFNSPEYQRLSIDPINERSFICNYKEHWFTVRKLGKQWFNLNSLLTGPELISDTYLALFLAQLQQEGDTGSRPGAGRSHMPWSS; the protein is encoded by the exons ATGGAGTCCATCTTCCATGAAAAA CAAGAAGGCTCACTTTGTGCTCAACATTGCTTGAATAACCTGTTACAAGGAGAATACTTCAGCCCTGTGGAATTATCTTCAATTGCACACCAGCTAGATGAGGAAGAGAGGATGAGAATGGCGGAAGGAGGGGTTACTAGTGAAGACTATCGCACATTTTTGCAG CAGCCTTCTGGAAATATGGATGACAGTGGCTTTTTCTCTATTCAA GTTATAAGCAATGCCTTGAAAGTTTGGGGTTTAGAACTAATCCTGTTTAACAGTCCAGAGTATCAGAGGCTCAGCATCGATCCcat aAATGAAAGATCATTTATATGCAATTATAAAGAGCACTGGTTTACAGttagaaaattaggaaaacag tggttcAACTTGAATTCTCTCTTGACGGGTCCAGAATTAATATCAGACACATACCTTGCACTTTTCTTGGCTCAGTTACAACAGGAAG gggacacgggttcgagacctggtgcgggaagatcccacatgccgtggagcagctaa